In Papaver somniferum cultivar HN1 chromosome 9, ASM357369v1, whole genome shotgun sequence, the genomic stretch CAAAACACATATTTACTTATGGGATAAGGTGTACCTGAAGACATGACGAGTGAGGCATGGTTGAACCGGGTTCTATATCTCGGATGGTATTATGTACATACGTAATCACGTAACCGAGAATTGGAAACTTGTGAACGAGTACCACGTCTAATATTTGAATCACTAGTTGCAACTAAATCATGTTGGTTGTATGGATCCGGAGTAGGAAATACAGCTTCTGTCACCGTGATGTTAGACAACAAAGAAGTGTCCAGCACTTGTGAATTTCCTGACACCAATGGGGGGTCCTCATCAGGGGCCACAGGAACCGCTGACTCATCTGTGACCATTCAATTAACTGCATACCCATATGTCATTGAACCCTAAACGGTCAAAGTCAGTCTACTACCCTATTACATCAATGACATGTTCTACGACTCATACCCTAATATGACCAAAAAGATACcgtccttttacaaaatatctattagagcaaccacagtcatgaaagGGACTAAATACTAAAAGCCATaccaaaagctaaaaaaaatggATATCGTGGAGGTGAACTACAACGGTGAAAGACTAAAATTTAGTGGGGAGAACGATATAATAACGCCTCAAATTGAACGTAAGTATAATGAGCGTACAACAGTGAGGCGAGGATATTATGAACGCATGTATTGGACATGGGTATTGCATGCGTTTTTTCTGGCGTACTTTATAAGTGCGTCCCATTGAAACGTTCATTTTCACCTCCGCTCCGGCTCACAACTCTATCTATTCATCATTTCTATTTAGACTATTGTTTGCATAAGAATGTGCCACCCTAGACATTGCTATGTTTATTTTCGGAACAATATCATCCACACGCCTGAAAtctaatagaagaagaatgaaatagACTTAGGTTTGGGGCACATGCTACAACATGACCATTCATAATGGACTCCCCATTTTTAAAATATTGACGAATTCCTGTATCAGTATTCTCGTATTTGTATCACAATATCATTTTTCGTGCTTCATTGACCTACGTTAATTATACTCACGCCTGGACTAAAACGTTCACTATACTAACGCCTATCCTCACACGCTCTTAATACCTACGCTCCACTATATGTTAATTTGGTATGGATCGACGACTACATTTAGTCTCAAATCCTAGTTTTCCAGACTATATATAGCTTTAGTCACTTCCACTTCAGCTCGCTttcagaccaaatttgggtatagtccccagATTTcgtcgtgactgtggttgctcttatacTATTTAAAACAATCCAATTTAAGTGATGATAGGCGGCAAGACGACAAACAAGGGTATTTTATTACGTGGGTGTAAAATAAGTTGGGTGAAATATCTAATTCGGATATTAGGAAACTATCTTTCCAACTTGTGGGtatttaaaccaaatttctttatggttcAGGTTTactcaattaattttgtatttttttgttcCAAGTATTCACTTGCTATCAAATGGAAAATTCATGactacgattttttttttaagtaatgttgttctcttgaatataaaTTGAGCATTTTCAAGGCTAGTTACCCAAGCTAGGTCGTGAATACCTATTAATATAGATCAAAGGTATTACTCCGGGCTAATGAAGTCAAGCATGAAAGTTTGAAGGCTTGAGATGATGgatgaaattaaaaaattacACTCGATGAATATATGCAGAATTTTATTTTACTGGAAACATCCACTTGGAGTTTTGAAGACCTCTCATATTATCCAGCAACTCAAAGTGACAACTTGGAATTGAGCGAAAGTGACAACTTGGAGAAAGAGGTTCATTGTTTGCTATTCCGGAATGAGACATTATTCATCCAGAGCAAGTGTGATGGCAAACAAGTGTATGTAAACTTTATTTTCCAGTTAGCcaaaattcttttttattttttacttgcTCAATCACAAATCCTTCACTTCTCAACCGAGAACAGAAGGAGTCGTACTTTCATACAATATCTTATTTAAATTCTATGTACGCCAATCACGAATTTTTCTCTATTCCTCTCGTATATCGTCATCACGCCCTTAATGACAGGTTTTCAAAAAGACTTTTCATGTCATTCCCATTTAGGTTCGATTCGGATCAACTGAGCAAGTGTATCTCTTGGTTTTCTAGAAACGTGTGAGttcgaattttatttatttttaatcatATATTCGGAATTCTTCAATAATCAAATCCACTGTTCTTTGGAAATAAATAGTCGCGAGCTGGAAATATTAGTTACTCGAGATCttcacaaaaggaaaaaaattcacCCAGATTGACATAtcttaacatttggttttcttagtGTAATATGGCGTCATGTTCTTCGTACGCCATAGTGCCTATTAGCTTGGCATAGCACAGTACACGAAGCTAGCTACCTTGGTGTGCATATCAAGTAGTCAGCCAACTCCTAAACTGAATCAGCTCTTATTTGACTTAGGTTACCGCAATGCAACAGTAAGTATCGTACTTTAACATTTTTAAATCATATCTTAAATTGTGACCAACAAGAAACTAACTGAGCAAAAAAAAAGTCGAACAAGAAACTAACAAAAATGCTGTTTTTTGTAGCTATGTTTTGTAATTTTTGTTGTGCACATCAGTTTGGCCCAGAATTTGGATCTATGGGTCTTTGTTTCAAGTTACAGTCTCAAGGTGTTGAGAGCTGTTAACTGATTTCTGTACACTGTTGGGTAGAcctatgtagtcgatttcggccaTCTCGGTCGAAATTTCAGCGAGATTCCGGATTTCGGTCTAAGAAGACAAGACTTTGTTAATTTCGGCCGAacgaaatctttgcgaaaatttcggccAGAAACGCATTTTTCGGTCGGAATTTTGgccggaatatatatatatatatatatatatatatttttaaattgagtggattaatctcaagtacaaaaattaaacagattAATTTACTCATTAGTATTATtgtttgttgttgtgtttgaatttcttgacctaaaattatcatttggtgttgatgatgaggaaggtgaacaaccatatttactaatactatgtttcttttaagtggGTCAATACTCCCTCAATCTTCTAGTCTGACTCAAACTAGGATTGGAATTAACGCTCCATCCCCATGAGATTGAACCTGGCAACAAACACTtcttgttaaggatcgagcaagagagaggagagcataaacgcggaagcataaaagactacattgataataattttggtgtctaattcttatggcttaacagcctatttatattgttcacaaacttgacgaccactcaaggcactttcctacctaagatcaaactctaaacatagacacttttctaatataactcaaactccttaaagtgtatatctcctaaatatagactcctatattatttcctaataccctccctcaagatggagcatgtagatcacgaatgcccatcttggacaaaagaaatttaacttcggttttcttctttcttcttctttcttcttttttttcaacgcttttgcgaaaaaaaataaaataatcttcagaccgtagtttaaggacgtttcggtccccttcatagtcTAAAGACATTTTGGTCCTAAtgcaagtttaaggacattgcggtcctcttcgtagtttagggacatctttcggtcctcttcgtagtttaaggacgtttcggtcccctattcgtagtttaaggacatttcggtcctcttcgtagtttaatgacattacggtcccatcttcgtagtttaaggacgtttcggtcctcttcggaagttttaggacattacggtcccaatcatagtttttggacattacggtcctcttcgtagtttaaggacattacggtccccttcggaagttttaggacattacggtcccaatcatagtttttggacattacggtcctcttcgtagtttaaggacattacggtcccatcttctgaagaatacttcttgtactcttgttttcttggtttcttcgatagaatactttttgtactctctcgacaactcataggatttcaacctattattgttgttctttttctcatcacctcttggtgattgttttcttctcttttttttttctttcttcacaacatgaatgttgtttcttcttctcttgttccagtcacgctatttttgcgaaaccttcacacttctttgttcttcaagattctctgacaatcttgtcgtctttacaaagtctgccacactttgtaggatctctAAGTTTCTACCACAAACTCTTTAACCgcacttcacttcttccaacatgtTTAACAGCTTTCTGCAATACCTCTGCCACAAAACTGTCACACTTTTCTTCCATTACGCTTCTGTAACGATTCTTCAGTAACCATTGTGTAACCTTTGTAACACCCACATATACTGTTACAATTTTCAATAACACTTTTTTTCCATtacgctctgataccatgttaaggatcgagcaagagagaggagaacaTAAAcacggaagcataaaagactacattgataataattttggtgtctaattcttatggcttaacaacctatttatattgttcacaaacttgacgaccactcaaggcactttcctacctaagatcaaactctaaacatagacacttttctaatataactcaaactccttaaagtgtatatctcctaaatatagactcctatattatttcctaatacttcttattataaaagttggaaccgaaattacacagaaatttgaaaacggaatctccccgagacaacgttgtaccagtgtctcgctcgggaccgagaTAAACCGGAATCCGAGATTAACTACCTTGGGGTAGACCAACTTCTTTTTTCCCTTTAATACAACGTTTTGCTtcggaagaaaaaaagacaaaaaaaagaagaaactaaAGTGTATGTGCTTCAACAAAGGGAGCACTCATGATAATGAGAAAACTAACTAGTCATGTTGTTATTTTACATATAAATTGAGCATTATGGATAGTATATGCACATAGTAGTTACCAAAGCCAGTTAACGAATGCTCGTTTATAAATCTGATGAGGTTCCACCTCAATGTTAATGATGTTAGATGCCAAAGTTTGCAGGGTTGCGATGTGGGAGAAACTAAAAGATTGTAATATATGCATTCCTGCAAAAATTCGTTTCGAACGTTTTTATCATCTTTTGGTTTTGCAGAATTCATCTCGCCATATTGCAAGCAAATTTTAAGAATATGATTGGTGCTAATGGGATTTTTAATAAAATACGCATATGGGGAAATGCATTTAAGAAAATACCCCGTTTtttcattatttatttaattGCCATGCCGTTTGCTGTCTGGATTCGTTAAACCAGTAAAATCTCGTGGATTTAGTCAATTTCTCATCTGATGAGATGAGATTTTGGTGGACGCAATTACTAAATTGACCAATATCCTAATATCATCTTTCACCATCCGTTTAATAAATCCGCGGCTATAGAGAGTTTTacacataaaaagaataaaaagtgTTGACTGCATGCGATACAAACAGGGGTTTCAGTATGGCGGAAagcatacttgattttttttggtcTGACTAGGGAGAAATTGCCGGAGAAGATAATGGCGCCGGAGAGGAAAGAGAGCACGTTTTGTTTTAACTTGGTAGTGAGTCGTGACTCGGGCAATTTAAGAGAGCACGTTTTGATTTAGCACGGTTTGATTAGGTCCTACTCACACGATTTAAGGGCTTGGATGTAATTTCCTAATCCTGATTTATTGCCATTTATGCATAATTTCGGACCTAAAAAGTCAATCCATGGGCattaaattaattatgaaaaAACGTGGACATTTTCTAAATTGATTCAAAATGGTTAGTTATACTTAAAACAGTCAATCACACCCTTCCTAGTGTGTTTATTATTCACAAACAGCTAACAAAGATTGTAAGCTGTGTTTAGTAGTTTTTGGTTTTTGTTCTGCACATCAGTTTCATATTTTATATGGCATCAATGTTCAAATCACTGTACTAGAAAAAAATTCAACTCCCCGCCTGTGAGACAAAGAAGATAGGCGGAGTAGTATGATGatgtaaagaaagaaagaaagaaaagtgtcGGTCGAATTTCTAAAGAATTAATCTCGATAATCTGTCACCCAACTTTGGTAACTACTATGTGCagcaacacaaaattggttaaaaagatcgaaatcaataatttttgggggaaaaagacttgtacatttgatactgtttaaattgataaaaattaaaaaaaatactgttcaaatggacaaaaatataaaaatagccaggatgtaactggttttatcttacccattttcaaatattttttcttatttttaatttatattagGATGCATCGAGTttcatcctttttattttttaagtttaaaccgcgatgaatccagtttcatccttgttttttttttgtccatttcacccatactaatttttactcgtccatttgaatcatgtttaaaaattttttggacaaatgacctatTTTCCGTATGTGCAAATGCTATCCATAATGCTCAATTTATAAGAAGTTTTGTACAAATGATTTAATTCTGTGTAAATCTAGTTTTCTTTTAAAAACAAATTCATCCGTACAAGTCGTGACTCACGAACTCCTTAAACAACATCTAACCATTTGTTTTAATTATTCGGACCGACGGACCCTCACCAGATAAAGACACTAACAAATTGCCAATTTGCGATATAAAAACGTTTCTCAAGTGTGGTCACTGATGGCTACAAGTATAAGGTTCTCGGCATCATTAttgtaaacaatttcatctacTCTTTAGTACAACAAACATATTCATTGAAAGTGAAGGCCAATGTGCAAACAATGTGACCAACCATAGGCCCAATTCCAGTCATATCAAATGTATAAGAATTAAAAATatctcctttttctttcttgtCCCTTTATTCCACAAAATATGGCGAGGACCGCGATGGTGCTAGCATAAGTACTGTTCACAAAATTAGCTATTACTCGAGTCAAACTGCAACTTTCCAATGAGTACCCCCACGATTGCTAGCTGAAGGCTGATACCGCAATTGCTAAAGGCGGATACCAATCCAGGATCCAACGACCAGAATTAATTTGTCTCATATGATTTGGCACCCGCCTCGCTAATAGCAGTACCCGTCTTTAGCAATCGTGTAAATTGTGATTAAGAACATCTACAATGGAATATGAGTATTTATTATATGTGCAGACCTAAAAAAAAGTATTTAATAAATAGAATCCAAAtataaattttgttttgataAGCATCTCCGGTGCTAGTTGTATCCATATCTATTTTGATATACTTGTCGCTTATTTATAACAAAAATAATTCATAAAatctaaaaagttgattaaaataatAACAAATTAATGACGTGGGTATAGACGGGAGTCTCCAAAAACCCATACTCTCCTCCAAACCCAAACTTCCACGTCatactaaattttgattatccaACCACCACTAGAGAGGTTTTTTTTGTTAAGAGTTTCTAAAATCCTAGGTGGCATCAATATTTTTTAAAACCGAtactctattggagatgctctaacaagAATCTAATGTAGCTTGACATATTGTTATGTTCAGTTTTTTATTTGTTAGAAGTATTTGCGTGCGAGCAAATAGGATattcatgaaaatgaaaaaaacgaACAAATCATGTTGCTCTCTTCCATATAAACGGAGCATTTTGAATAGTGATATTAGTTACCCAAACTAGATTGTAAACGCCGGTTGATATTAGAGGTTGGCTTTCACCTCGAATCACCAAAGTTTGAAGGGTTGAGATGAGGGAGGAAATTGAAAATATATACGTTATGTATTgattttgttaaagggagagcaaaaatggaTCTGAGGAACGCAAAAATCGTAGTTGACTAGGTAATCACGACCGGTTGCACATATTTGCATAAATCGGACAACAATATCCTCGTCAGCCACACAATTTTTTCACTCTTACTCGTTTCTTCCCAACCATACCCTTACACCATgcttcaaagaaaaaagaaaaaacccttACACCAAAAACTTGAACTTCCATTAATGGCGTCCAGTTTTATTGTTGTCATTGCTTTGTCGTTCAAATCTAATAATGATTTGCGGAATCCATCGAAAGATTTAATGTTCATCTTTGTATGTCTGTAAAAATTGACAAATACCGTCGAACAAACCCTTGGGGAAAAAAATATCACCGTGCTGGCATTGACAGAGAGAAGGTTCTGAATGCGAGACTAATTGTAAGTTAAAGTTTCATGTGCAATATAATCGAGAAAAATCCCTATATCCCCCACcgttaattaacctaatcatcAAGATTcattgagaaaagaaaaaaagaaggctAATAATCAGTGATGCATGATTAGAAGTAGAGACGGTTTGATTTAATAAGATATCATGCatctttttttttaatgacaGAGGGGGGGTTATGAAGCTTGTACGAATATTAATCATAAATACCAATGTTTCCAAATGGTAAACATTTCTTTAATCATATGTCAATAGGTACGCTAAAATCAAAACTGACATTGTTCTCTTGCTCCAAAGTAAGCCTAACATGTCGCCCTCTACGCTTGCATGAAAAATCAACTTACACACACTATGATTTGTTCCTTTTAGGAAAGAAGACGATAAAAATGAGATTCTTACTGTATTTTTTTAACATGTGTGAAGGGAACGTGAGTTTAGTAAGGATATTTTAGGTCAAAGTACAAAGATATGCGGATTGTCTCTACTCAACCACGATTTTTGCGCTCCTTAGATTGCATTTTGCTtgccctttaacaaaaatctatGTATTTGCGTAAATTTTTATATTGATGTCCCTACGGTTATCTTAGGCAAAAAAATTCAGACTGTTATAGCCTAACAATGTGATCAACACGACTGCCGGACCACTTTAACATTTTCTAAAATCACGTGGGAGTGGGAGTTCGAGCTCGTTTGCCTACGAAAGTTTGAACAAACCAATACTATTTTTCTTGCTTTTCTTCAGACGGGTAGATGTTCGAACTAATCGAAGTGGCTAAGTTCAGGATGTATGAATTTCCTTGAATAGTCATGTTAATCAATGAATTTCACAGTAAGAAATCAACCCAAACATACCTATTCATACCATCAATATAATTTGCAAACCGATTAATCAATCCACATGAGATCTCatgaaaaacagaagaaaaaaaaacctcaTCAAACAACatctttagtcttttttttttttaattatcaaACTACAAATATTTCATTCCATGAGAAACGTTTACATGATACTTTTAAAAGAGAAACAAGTACATCataacatgaaaaaaaaaaaacaaagaaagataCAATAACgtaaataaatcgcgaagagaaagagcgatctaCCACGATAGTACCCAAATCttatactacctccgtccctaattagatgacctataccataaataagtggagtaatagattagtattattataaaaaatatgtaaaatttgatagtcatatttatattcattaggtaagtgttttaaaatgttttccaacgatacaaagtttacgaaaatccgttgtatagtttgagagataaatcatttctaaatttactagaaaattttattaggttatctaattagggacggagggagtattatgaGATTGGATAAGGAATGGTATACGAAACTATAATTCGAccattttgatagattttttCTTCTTAGAAAAGAGATGCTCCTATGACAGAGGAGTGATATGCCCAAAAATTCTTTATGTGCAACTAACCCGAACTCAAGATCTGTTTTTCTCATGAAAAAGAATTGATCTTCGCCCTTGCTGAATCGCCGATGTACTTTTATCAAAAAAACCAAACACAAACAAATCGTTAGAAAGAAACACTATAAAAGCGTAGATAAAATCACCCAAATGGTGAAGATAAAAATCGCTCTAATAACGAAGAAATTATTGAAAACAACAAAAGTAACTAAAAACAAGAAAGCGTTGCTCTGATCTAACCCCTAAAGATGCTCAAGTGTGGTCAGTGACAATAACGTCCTTGGTTGGTGCATCATTATTCGATAGTAATCTCCGCTACTTTTATCATACACATTGAAAATGAAGGCCAAAGTACAAACAATGTGACCAACCATGGCCCTAATTCCAGCCCAATCAAAtgttaaaaactaaaaatatctcctttatctttttcttttttcgtcCCTTTATTCCACAAAATATGGCAATCTCAGCATAAAGAAGAAAAGTATTCCCATTAGTCTAAATTGGATACTCGATAAACACTCTATTTAATATCACACGCATACCCACAGTAATAATATATTCATATGCAACCCCCCACATGCCATATCTTTACTGGTTGGTCAATACATTTTCCTGACATTAAATTCTGGGTTTTATTTTATGACATTGTTGCTACAATTAAGAAGATTCTTCCATAATACCTCTCCAAGATCTCATTGTGCATTCATTTTCTTACCAAAACAAAACAGGAAAAGAAACAGAATTCATATTAGTTGTCTTTTCTCCATTAAAATCAAGAAAATGTCTGTTCTTTCTTGCTGTACATATAGACAGAGATAGAACTTCCATGGATCTTTGATCAAGGAGAAATTACAAGGAATTTTCTCAGGGAGGAGAAAAGGGCCGGAGATGGAGAAATCAAATGGAACGTGTCGGCCTCAATCCTGGTTTGTTATTTTCGTTTCATTTGGTTTATGGTTCGTTTTGTTTTATTTCAATTCTGAAGCTTTTATTAGTAGTAAGAACAAGGTTCAATCTGTAATGGCTGATTACGTATACGGGATTACTTATCCCCAATCGATTAATCCGGTTGAGAATGTCACCGACACTGATGAATCCACCGTAGATGACAATAGCGTAGATGAACCAGTTGAAATCGATGAACCCAGAAATGAAGATCCAATTGCGAAAAATGGGAATGAAACGGATGATCTGACGGATTTGGTAAAGGAAATCGAGGCCGATTCTGGACCTGATCCTTCATGTTCCGGGAAGTACATCTATGTGCATGATTTGCCGAGTGAATTCAATGAAGATTTGATCAAGGAATGTCGAACGCTTAATAAGTGGATCGAAATGTGTCAATATATGGTGAATGCTGGACTTGGTCCAAGAATCGGGAATTCGCAGGGTGTTTTTTCGACAAAGGGTTGGTTTTCGACGAATCAATTCATGTTGGAAGTCATATTTCATAACAGGATGAAGCAGTACAAGTGTTTGACAACCGATTCTTCGATAGCTTCGGCGGTGTTTGTGCCGTTTTATGCAGGTTTTGAAGTTGCACGTTATCTATGGGATACTGATGTGCCGACCAGAGATGCTGCTAGTCTTGCTCTAGTGAAATGGCTCACTTCGAAACCTGAATGGAAGGTTTTAGGAGGGAGAGATCATTTCATGGTGTCTGGTAGGATTACATGGGATTTCAGAAGGTTAACAGAAAAAGATGAAGATTGGGGTAACAAATTGATGGTTTTACCTGAAGTTAGGAACATGTCGACCTTAACAATCGAAGCTAGCCCGTGGCATCGGAATGATTTTGGAGTGCCGTATCCGACTTACTTCCATCCTTCATCGGATAGTGAGGTTTTTCAGTGGCAAAGCAGGATGAGGAGACAACGGAAGCGTTTCTTGTTTTCGTTTGTGGGTGCACCAAGAAACAGCACTAAATTGATTCGGAATCAGCTCATTGACCAGTGCTTATCGTCAAAGAAATGCAGGTTACTGGATTGCAATAAAGGTAACAAGAAATCCTGCGACCAACCAAGTAAAGTGATGAAAGTGTTTCAAAACTCAATTTTCTGTCTAGAGCCTCCAGGAGACTCGCCAACTCGAAGGTCCGCTTTTGATGCGATATTGGCTGGGTGTATACCAGTATTTTTCCATCCAGGGTCTGCATACACTCAGTACACATGGTTCTTACCGCGAGACTATAAGAAGTATTCAGTTTACATACCAGAAGATCAAGTAAGAGACGGGAAGGTAAACATAGAATCGGTTCTACAACGTTATTCAAGGGATCAAGTTCGTCGGATGAAGGAAGAGGTCATTAAGCTGATACCAAGGGTAATATATGCAGATCCAAGGTCTAAACTGGAGACTGTTGAAGACGCATTCGATATAGCCATTGAGGGAGTACTCGAGAGGGTGGAGAAAGCGAGAATTGATCTAAGAGAAGGCCGAAATCCTGACGAGCCTCCTTATCTTGAGACAAACACATGGAAGTACAATTTGTTCAagacagaggagaaacatgaatGGGATCATTTTTTTTACGACTGATTACGAAATCAAAGGAAAGTCGAACAGAACACAAAATAGATAAATAGTCACACACAGGATTAGAGCAAGCAAAGTTGTCTCACATTTTAGTACTTCATTCATATATACCAATTCTGATTTCAACTTTATACAGGACTTCAAAATGTTTCAGTCGAAGTTATCTGTAAATATGAATTTAGTTCTATGAATGTGAATATTTGCTGCTATCTGCTTCAAACTCGTGCATCTAGCATTATGTGGCTGCAATCTCATTCAATTCAGATTGGTTATCAGAAGAAAATGTATCCTCGTATTGTAGCTGAGAACAAAAtcatgtgtataattgaagttcaATGAACAAGAAAAAGTAAAAATCAGTGTTGTTGCATCACCCCACTCGCCTTCCTAATATTCGCTACATGGCTATTAAAGCCGATCACATCACAGACGTTGTATGGATATGGATCTTCCTCGTAAGTCATCGAATACCATTGTGGCGTCTAGGCACTAGAGAGTAGGCCGGGATATTCAAACTTGATGCAGATGTGATGTATTAATACAAATTCATGTCATGCGATATGATAACCCAACAGGAAATGAAACAAAGATTAATAAGTTTTGCATTTCCATCGAAAGACTATTTTGCATGTTTATAGCTTAGTTACCGTTTACAGTATGATTTACTCACTGGTGACTTTTTCGTCAGAAAAACTCATTAGAGATACCAATTCCGAAGTTTAGACGATGGAGGTAATTGAAAATATACAATACAAGAAATATGTGAACTGCAATTATTTGAGTGCGTTTTCGTGCAATTTGGTATAGATTTTTTTCCGGATGGTGCACGGATAGAATGTACAAGACAGTCAACTCACCGCCCCCTGGCTAATGATTCACATTTCACATCATGAAGATTATAAGTCAGCCTGGTGGTGCGTAAATTGTCATTACATTAAAACATCACTCTATTCTACCGTAATTATAAAATTCAAGTGAAAATTATAAGAGTACTCTTTTTGTTTCAAAGAGACCGTAATCTATTTCATTTTCGTCAGCTTCAAAATTATGTctagtttttgtatataatcataTTTTTCTATTGAACACTCTAATACAttcttaaatattttattttcataaaattatttttaatgaaATCGATCTAATATATTAAAGAAATTTTTA encodes the following:
- the LOC113310654 gene encoding xyloglucan galactosyltransferase KATAMARI1 homolog codes for the protein MEKSNGTCRPQSWFVIFVSFGLWFVLFYFNSEAFISSKNKVQSVMADYVYGITYPQSINPVENVTDTDESTVDDNSVDEPVEIDEPRNEDPIAKNGNETDDLTDLVKEIEADSGPDPSCSGKYIYVHDLPSEFNEDLIKECRTLNKWIEMCQYMVNAGLGPRIGNSQGVFSTKGWFSTNQFMLEVIFHNRMKQYKCLTTDSSIASAVFVPFYAGFEVARYLWDTDVPTRDAASLALVKWLTSKPEWKVLGGRDHFMVSGRITWDFRRLTEKDEDWGNKLMVLPEVRNMSTLTIEASPWHRNDFGVPYPTYFHPSSDSEVFQWQSRMRRQRKRFLFSFVGAPRNSTKLIRNQLIDQCLSSKKCRLLDCNKGNKKSCDQPSKVMKVFQNSIFCLEPPGDSPTRRSAFDAILAGCIPVFFHPGSAYTQYTWFLPRDYKKYSVYIPEDQVRDGKVNIESVLQRYSRDQVRRMKEEVIKLIPRVIYADPRSKLETVEDAFDIAIEGVLERVEKARIDLREGRNPDEPPYLETNTWKYNLFKTEEKHEWDHFFYD